ttaaaagaaataattctaTCTCaccaactttatatatatatatatatataaatatctttTACTTGCCACAagacttttgaaaaatatatttttttgttatattcggtatgcaattaaaaaaatattttcctaaaaatatatgtacatatctaataCAAAACgagaaaatgtaaaaaaaaaaaataggagcGGAAGGTTTGATAGGGtgggtataattttattatttttaaaaataaagatcaTATCAATTATTTTAGGAAGAAGTGGGGGAGGAGGTGAAgtcaaaaaatatcaaaaatattttatgaaagaaattttaaaaaataaaagggcgGGGATTGTCGGGGGGTggaggtgggggtgggggtggggtggatGGGGTAGGAAGGAGGTGGTAGAGTtgggtaagaaaaatattttaaattttctttttaaaaaaataatttttggggGGATAATAATACTTtgatctttaacttttaactaatattaaaagtttattttattttgtcaaggtggaatattttattcatgtgcAATACCATGTGACaagattttttcaaataaaacagagagtgtattacacaccacTGAGGTatgtttttcaaactaataactgatagtttaggtatgaaactcataatcttaatagtttagatatgaaactcaaaaaaatgtgatagtttaggtatgaaactcgtAATcctaatagtttaggtatgaaactcaaaaaaaggtgATAGTTTAGATGTCTTTTTGACATTTATCTCAATAAAATACTTTGTAAAATCTTTACATCAAGGCCCGCTTTTGGACCAAATTGATTCAAATTTGTGTTGAAAAGTCCATTTTGAGGATAAACCACTTCCTTTCAAAGGTGactctatttttaatatttgaacCTATAATCTCTGGTTAAAAATGAAGGAATACTTaccattttatcataatttttacgAGACGAAGGGAAAGAATTAATGTTGCACTTTAAGTGATATCATGGAATTGTAAGTACTATATTATAGTTCAAATTCATCTTCCTAagattaaattttgaattagttGTGCCTATGTAGAAACTACTGGTACTTTATTTCTTAAGAGGAGAAGGGAAAAGGAGAGAAAAGCTAAGGGCTTTGGTTGgacttattaagaaaaaaaaaggttcaCATAAAACAATAGTGGTATAATAATTGATTGAtcatacaaaaaaattaatttttacattaCTTTGTATTTGGTTGACAATATTTAATAATACATGCTTTAAATTATGCAAAAATCTATGTATTACTTTGTGCTATATAgaagatgaaataaaatattaaactacagAATTGCTCTTAAAGtaggcgatattttatgtactacTATTTATCGCTTAATTAAAGGATATAGTAATAATTGTCAATTTAGACCAATGGATAAATTAACTTATCGTATTGGCATCCCATGACTTTTCTTTAGCACTATTTGGACATATATTAGGGACTTTAAAAAGTCCAAATTGTATACGAAAGTCTACAAAAGTCATCTTAATGAAGACTCAAATGGTAAGTTGATTATTTTGTATTCCACTGATGAAAGCAAAGATTGTACAAGGAGATAACAAATGATGTTCCCCACTAATTTAGACTTACAAACTTTAGGCTAATAAGGGCGAAAGGCGTTCATTTGAAACTTTTGATCAAAAAATTTCACTgtgtattttatattataaaaatctCGATTTCGAGGATAAATTTAACCTGACCTATTTCATAGTCAACTCTAAAGAATTTGCTAACTCACTTCAAATATCTGATAATAGTGTTTTACAAGTGTAATATTAACACTTAAATCCAAATCCTTCTGGAAGACCATAAAGAAAATTATCTATACCTCAAAATATCCCAGTCTCCATATAAAAATAGGGGAAATGCTTAAATTTGCTCTGTACTATTAGGGATTTAAGAGTATAATAATAATCGTTGCACAAGCTGATCAATCTATAAGGTTCTAGCAAAAGGGACTTGTTCTTTGAATGACAAGGAACTGATCCTCAATATGAACTCGTTCCTTACCGCTTGATCATCAGAATTAAGAAGCATACAGACAAATAACAAGATCAATGGGGAGCTTACTGTTTACATGGTCAACGGGCTGAGCATAATGGTCATGATAACGAACCAGCATAGGTTGGTAACATGGAGACGGTCAAGATATTTCATGTTACAAGTATTGATCTTACAAGAAAATTATGTACAAGACATATTTTTCAAGAAGCAGCACTAAACAACTAGTACAACTGCCAAGATTACATAACTTGTGACATAAACACAAAGTGGCTTTCTTCTCATTTATAATGTGGATCCTGTTCTATTTACCAAAGCAAGTTGTATTATAAGAAGTATGCACATAGCCAACAGTACCTTTTGATGTTTGTAACAACCAGTGGAACTTCTCTTCGACTAGGTTTCAGCATTGCTCTGCATCCCTTCAAAAGGACTGTCTTCGGCTTTCGTAAGCAAATCTAGAATCTAGAATATCCAACTGCCGTTTTATCCATGGTGGATCGTCTGTTCTGAGCCAGAGAACTTCACCAGTATCTCTGTTCTTAAAGTCTGGGTATTTAGGATTGACTTTACTCTTCCTGAAGTCCATCCATTCAAAAGGGCTAGCGAAGAAAATTTGCCACAATTGGATCCGGTTCCTGTACTCCTCCCATTCATCTTCACCTGAGAACGCAAGTAAATGGACTTAGAAATGAGTTAACGAGTTTGAAGAAGCATGGACATGTCGGATCAGTAAATTTCAATACCCAATATGCCTTGGCATGGTCACCATCAATCTCTCTAAGGCTTAATTAATTGGATTACTGGGTAACCACGCTTTTTGGTTTGGTGCTAAAAAAAGTTCTGGCACATCAAAGTCTGTGCCTGTGTGTAGCTCTAAATTATAGTGGTGATTGAACTTCAAAGGACAGGAGCAGAATCAAGCATTCAGTATCAAATGTTTCAACACAACGCTCAAAGCAGCAAAATTGTTAGCAGGAATGTCCAAGCAAGTTCAGATTTCAGTTCACGTCTCAGTAACCCATTTGTACCAACAATCAACCAAATGGAATGGTCATAGGGGGCAAGAGAAATATAAAAAGAGGAAACCTGGATTATGTGAAGCATTTTATAAAGTCTCTTTAGTTGTTCTTTCTTTCTGTTGTCAGGACAGAAATTCCCACGCCATCCATTCTAACTCAAAGAATTGAAAGGTGGAAGCTACAACAAGTATCATACTTAGATTTTAAAATTAGGCTATAGTGAATGTGTCAAAAGTTAATATTTGATTTGTATTAATTCTGAAGTTCCGTTCTAGAAATTTAGAAGTTATCCTCCTGCAGTCTGCTATTTTTCAATTATCCAGAAATGCCGCAACAATGCTCTATTCAGGCCCATTCCACTCCAATTTAGAAAATGTTTGTCAATTGCTTACAATCTATTAACATCATAACTAATAAGAAATGCTCAGAAAGGCAACATGTACCTCCTGATTCTTTCTTCTCAATTTCTGGGGTTGCTGAGGCTTGAACATCTGGAGTCACAAAATTTATTTCCTTGACATCTACCTTCACAAAAGAATCAGTACATGAAAACATGAAACGAAAAAACATTTTTGTGCAGCACAAGCtacataaaaatatgataaaagaaaatgagaaagCATTTTGTTCAGCATGGGATCTCAAATTTACAAGAACACATCTAATGCAGGATCGTGTTTTCTTTAGGGTATATTTTATTTGCCATCCTTTTTGTTCTTTGAAGATCCAAGAGAAAAATCAAAAGTTAAAGAATAGGTGAACTTATGTCACAACTTTCTCTATTAACCTTTGTCTCTAAGGAGATATTCAAAGCTGATCATATCCAcacacccccacccccacaccccagaaaaaaaaaaggcagcTCATACAGGAAAGCTAAACATCAAATGGCAGATGCAATTCTAATTAATCACTTCTCTGAAACATAAAATTGTGCGCTATGTCAAAGAGAATAAATGGAACATTATAAGAAGACAACTGGATTTCTCTTAATGAGTTGGCTATGCTGCAATAATACCCTCACCCCCCGTTATCATAGAATGTCACAATGCTACTAAAGAGCAAAATAGCTTGAGTTTGAAAGAGAAGTGTGTCTGAGGATGAATTATAGAAACACTAATAAGCCATAAGGCAGATAATGATAATCTTATGAAGAGGAAACAGACTATGTGCAATCTTATGTATCATCTTATCCTCACCTCGGTGTCCCTACCAAGAAGGTCACTTAGTTTGTTAAACAAAAGAAAGGTGCTTGCAAATTTGTATCCAAGTACTACCTATACTCTTGTCCTATTTATTGCAATTCAGTCGAGCTTTTTGACAAATAGATGAAATTTGTCATAGTCCTGGATCATAACACAAGGGCAATGCCCAGAGGGCAGTCCTAAGCTTGCTGGATAACCAACATGCCCAGGTCATTGTAACAATCCGAATTTCTCAACACAACACTAAAATATAGTATATCTACTGAATCCAAATTACAATTGAGAATTGGAGCAATAAGGTAATAATGAACAACACTAATGGGGAAATCTTAGAATAACAGGGGAAGAAGGTAACCAGAAGAAGATGAGATACTATAACATAGAAGGGAGACGAGGGGATAACAGACTGAGCCAAAGCTTCAACATAATAGGCATAGAACGATTCTTTCTAACACACAATCCTCTTTAACCAGTTGCTAAATGGCCAGGATACCCAATAAAACTCTCCAACATTTTACTCGGCCCAATAATCCCAACTGAATCATTCTCCTTCACCAATTCTAGCCCATAGACCCTTACGGATCAAGCTAGGCTCACAACAGTCATTGCATGTTGTAGACAAATTACAAGGCGGGGAATCGAACCCTCACCAACAAGATGAAGATGAAAGTAAGTTCTGGTAGACAACTAACTGAGGTATTGAGATTCCTACATCATAGTTATCCTATAACAAATACTAGAAAAATTTGTATCAAAGATGAAATTTTTATCCAATTTTCGCTACACCCTTCTatttacaattatttttttctagttaCAAACCTGGTATCTCTTCTTATGTTTACCATTCTCATCAATCTTGGTGTATGAtcccaaatgaccccaaacatATACCAAGTCATTCGATTTCAAATGCTCCATTGACACTTCCGCCATTTCACCCCACATCTTCAGCATAACTCTGCACACACCACCAAAAGCACTGTGTTAATATTCCTCAGACGATCACTCaattaatagtaatagtaattaATTTGCAAATAGCAGTAAAATTAGAGTCTCACTTAAAAGACGGACGGAATTGAGAAGAAGCGGAGACACTGAGTAAAGTATGAACCCCAAAAGAGCCGTTTCTGGTGTTAACTCTCTTGAACGGGTAAGCGATTTTTCCTATGAGACTGACGGAGTTTTGGAGAAGCTGGTGTTGTTTTATGTTTGATGGGCGTTGGAATTTGAGGGTATGCTGATACACTGCACTTTCTTCGGCTTCACTATCGTCACAGTAGAAATCCCCCGGCCGGTGAATCTCTGCCGCCGCCGCGGTTGAGGATAAGTGATGGTGTCGGAGAACTTGGGCGGCTGTTGAAGCTGGTCTTTTGAATACAGCGACGGAACGGGCGGCTGCTGCTGATGCCATGGAACTTTGGCAGCTTATTTTTTTCGGCGGGTGTTTTTAGTCTGTGACAATCGCTAATCACATGTTTAATTAAGAGCCACATGGCCCAGTACTCATTCTTTCGGTTACTTTTTACTTATCAAATCTTTATTTTAcacatttattaagaaaataataattgatataatattttatttcgattaatttatagaaatttaaacatatttattcactctttttttaaaatatattaactcaatattaataaattgagaatataatatgaagaaaaaaattatcttttcttGATTTGATAAAACTGAcaactaaaaaagaaaatcaaattaagaaatatttgacaagtaaataagaATGGAGGGAATAATAACTACATTTAACTCCACCTTTAACTAAAAATATCGGGTTTGAGTCTTCAATATGAAATACTAGAATTTGAGTCAGCGTGAAGAAAATACTTTTGGAAGCATTGAAATTTAATTGGAGCTCTAATTCAGAGATTATATACAAGataaaaaaaatgcataaatCTATTAAATTGTCATAACCTAATTatcatatttaattatataaatgttATAAGTCAATCCATTTCTATTTGTATATTACTTTTCTTATccgttttaaaaaattaatgtttccttttttataataattttttaattgtaattttTCATACCACATGTAAAACAATTGGATCGGTGTCCCGATGTGTCGCTAATCGGATCGGCACCAGTGCTGATCCCACGGGCCAAATTTTTGAGTCCGGCCCAACTCTCTTTACATCTCCAACTAAACCCAAGTTCCTAACCTTCTAAATCGTGatgatttaagaaaaaaaatagtgaattagtcaaaattctcaatttatttagtgaaaataattataatttaaaaaaattatcaataatagatatatatagttatatggCAAATTAAAAGTATCCCAatttaattcataatttttctCTACTTTTTAtgcacattttaaaaaaaataaaataaaaattaatagtaAACTGACACATGTTATTTTCCACATTAACTCTTCTCTATCTTAATGGTCACTTTATTTCCCCAATTCACTATTctctctttaattatttttttcaattcccGCTCTTCTCTCTtacttcttctctatttttttcaaaattttcaaaatctatcCTCAAAATAATCCCACTGATTCAGGTAACAAATCTGTATTTTTGTTAATAGTAATTGTattctttaattatatttatagtttaaccgaaaatgatattttttatctatcatttattttgtatttatcatttagtattGTATATTTTCCATGCAAATTGTATTTCATTGAATTTTTGtatcatttctgaatatttataGGCAAGTAGATATGTATTCTATTATACATGGTTtgtatttcattacatttttgtatcctttttgaatatttatagacaagtAGATTTGTATTTTATTCTACTAATTTGTATTTCATTGCATTGTTTTGTATCCTTTCTGAATATTTATAGGCTAGTAGATATGTATTCCATTCAACCTgctttgtattttattttatttttttttcttttctgaacTATGGTTCAATTTTTTATCATTAGACCATCTTTTTGTTTTATGTATCATTTCTCAAGTTATATTCCTTTTCTATAAGTATGTTGGTTGTGTTTTCCGGACCGATCTCTTTTTTGTAGCCACAAATTTTAACAAACGAATTGCATTTATACGAGAATTGAAGTTGTTAATGgaggatgaggaagaagatTGAAGCTCCTTAATGGAGAAAGAGATGAAACTGACCATTGAATTCGCCTATTTGTATCTCCTAATAAGTAATGTAATTAGCATTTACCATATTTGAAAGATACTCTCTCATAATTTTCTCCaatctatttttaattatttgtattctattaagtaaaaaaaaatacaaaaacatcTAAATAGCAAGTCAAATTATtactattttcaataaataataaaatataattaaagagtcttattaaatattaaaatattattgttttgaaaattttctcatTAATTAACAGCGGTCTAGTTTTGGGCGTACTTGACCTTTTTGACACACAAAATAATGGGTGATATTCACAAATAACCACCATTTGAATGTTGGCCTTTTTGCTAAAATAATACTCATTTTGTCAACAATTAGAGCAAAATTTTGGTGGGTTGTATGAATTTCTTATTCAATATTGGGCTGACTTGCCTTGAAGAAAGTTATAGTGATCCTCAAGAGTTTTGCTTTAAATTCTGACGAATTATCAAAATTTCAATTACATACagtcataataataataatatgtcaCCATGATCTTTTAAACATTTGCGGCTGAAAACTTGGTGATGTGGCATGAtccaaaattatttcaaatcaatTCTTAATAActtcaaatttgatatttaatttGTTAAAGCCAGTCCCAATAACTTTCACATATTAGATTCAAGCCAAAATCTTCAAAAATCAATAGAccactttatttttttcctacaaACAAGCCCAATGAAGAAGGGGAGTTTTGGAGTAATTGGTTAAGTTGCTACCATGTGACTAGGAGGTCACGGATTCAAGCTTTGAAAACAGTCTTTGGCAGAAATACAaagtaaggctgcgtacaataaaCACTCATGGTCGGGCTCTTTCTCGGATCCTGCACATAGCGGGAGCTTCCGGCTAAATGTACATATTTTCGCAACttttcttcataggtcaaaaaTTAAATACGAATCTTTTAAAAGGGCCATGTAAATTCTTGCATAATATATAAttggttaaaaaaaaattagaacttaaattttatatcaacaATGTAAACGAATTTCAATGATCAATCTAATTTGACTAGTTCAAACTActtacatcatatatatacattttttatGTTTCAAATTCATAGCCAGtattctaattaaaaaaaattatagctaAACATACTTATGGTGGCTAATTACTACTGTTGGTTTTTATATTACCTAATTATGTAACttacttcatattttattaGGGATATAAATCTTACTTTAGTAGATTGGAATTGCTTTCACAATGTAGCTACTATAGTAGGCATTTTGCTATATTTGAATGAAgtagaaagaaaatatttgaagtttaaaataaaaaagaagtatTGGAAATTGAAATTAACAAGAGTGTTAAGAAGTTAAATGTGTCTATACATGAATTTTATTTgagcaaaataaatataaaagatttGTGAGTGAAGATTAATATTTAGCTTGAAATACTCCTCAAATCAGTTTTGGAAGTAGGTTTAAAAATATAGTCCTTTAGATATATCCTTgagtatttttcattttttttctacatTTACAAAAAGTGAGTGATTTCGATgtctattaaatatttaatgaacTATGGTTGTTGAATTTATCAAGAATTGTGAAAAAAAGACTTGATCAAAAACACCAAAAAAGTCATATCAAATCCCTAAAATTGCTTTACACAAAAAGAACCAAAAATAGCAGAAACTATACCTTAAAATTGCATCAAGCACTATAAAATAAACCAAGAAATAGCAGAATATGCATAAGTTACACCCCCAAATGTAACTTTCCCCGAATTGTATTTATTTTCATAGTTTTATTAAATCTAACAATTAAAGTTTATATTAGTAATATTTAGTGGAGGCCAAATTATTCTGACAAGTGACAAATGTAAAGGACCGTAgcaatttaatatttaaagaaCCATTTAACCGAGTTTGTCATTTTTTCCTCAATGGTCAAAACAAGTTCACTTGTAATAATATactctaaaattatttttagaataattaatgGCATTCCAAATAAACAAGAGTTTTTTCTGTTTCTTCTCCCCCCTTTTCCCCACAAAAAACAACATTTGATAGTCATTACTCACGAGGTATGACATATAGAATTTTGATGGGAGTATGAAcatgaagaaaagaagaagagaggatcAAAAATAATATGTGGGTGTTACACATGTTTCAAGGACATATATCACAAATATTATTCACATGGTAACTTATTACGCAAAAGGATTTAACATATGTTGAACACTATAAtatgaattgaagaaaattgTCTTTTCAGATATCTTATAtgtaaaaataaagattttttataaaaaatagtcataaaattaaaaataatatgtaatTATAAATGGCCTAAAAAAACAATTCTCCCCTTATTATAACATGTCATTGCTCtatctttaaaataataatatcggctttgttgtattattgtatTCTTATGGACAacttgatttgattttataaaaaaacttACACAATGTCTTTGTAAAAAGAAATTGCTGTCAAACAAtgtaatatttttcttcaattatccATGTAATTTTACCTCTTTATAGTATGTTTCTTACTATTTATTCTAGATCAACAATTATTtcctttgttttaatttattcatattattttcctttataatgtatttttaaaagatattactatttatatttaatagctCTTACGCCAAAATTTTAAACCCGCAAGACTTTTCTTTTCCTTATTGTTCTTAGATTTTGTCACTGGTCCCCTTCAACCAACGAATATGATTTCAATGACATTACGTGGTAGTAGACAGTGAAACGGATGGTCAGAACGTGTAACAATCAATATTTTCGATTGCTTTTCGCTCGATTAGAGTTCTCACGTTCGAATTCTAGATATAAAAAAGTCATTGTTATGAAACGCTTTCTCTCGAATGGAGCTCTATGCGACACAAAGTCAGAATAATCAAACTTTAATATGAATACTAAACATcagatgaaataaaaataaaataaaataaaatatggacaGGACGGATAACCTTTCGTGATCAAAAAaactatttattaaataaatttacctGCCAgtacattttaaatattttaatacataaaacaCTATACTACAACTTACTGCATTTCTTCATATCAATTTACATGACATTTTCTACTTATATGAGAATTAACTTCATcattttttgaagttaaaaagatcaatttaatatattaaaatttaaaaattaaagaatgaaaagtcaaaaatacattaaagtatttttaattttcttgaattttatatctaaattatcagattatgtaaattttctatctgaaatattatcaaatgtttATCAAAACTCATCTGAACTATcacttatttactttttttatccAATATTTTAGATATAAAACTCAAATAGTAATATTTAATGAGGGCTCAAATAAGAATATAACGGGAAGAAAACGAAATACTATCAGTTGGGACAAAAGGGGGTACGTGTCAATTGTTATCACTTATCACAAAAATTGCAGCAGTTGACTGGGTCGGCAACCGCAGCCCGCAGGACGGCGACGAGTGTTGAAGTGTCAAAGTGGCAGTGACTCTCAGCTTCATCTTTGCTTTCATTCCTTTCTATTCTACACTACAAAACACTATACTATAAGTCTATAACGCGTTcccattaataatttttttaatgcaCTAAACCCTCTACTCATTAACCCACTTTTCCCCTTTCAAAacaataactatatatatataggaattGGAAGCATTTGTCAACACCAATCAG
This region of Solanum dulcamara chromosome 9, daSolDulc1.2, whole genome shotgun sequence genomic DNA includes:
- the LOC129904156 gene encoding protein OSB1, mitochondrial-like; this encodes MASAAAARSVAVFKRPASTAAQVLRHHHLSSTAAAAEIHRPGDFYCDDSEAEESAVYQHTLKFQRPSNIKQHQLLQNSVSLIGKIAYPFKRVNTRNGSFGVHTLLSVSASSQFRPSFKVMLKMWGEMAEVSMEHLKSNDLVYVWGHLGSYTKIDENGKHKKRYQVDVKEINFVTPDVQASATPEIEKKESGGEDEWEEYRNRIQLWQIFFASPFEWMDFRKSKVNPKYPDFKNRDTGEVLWLRTDDPPWIKRQLDILDSRFAYESRRQSF